The following is a genomic window from Acidobacteriota bacterium.
TCGAGGAAATCCTCGACGGGATCGCGGCGGACCCGGGGGTTCGCGCCGTGGTGTTCCGCAGCGCCAAGCCGGCCATCTTCGTGGCCGGCGCCGACGTCCACGAGCTGCAGCGCGTGCGGTCCGAGGAAGAGCTGGCCGCGATCGTCGAGCGCGGCCAGCGTGTCTTCGCCAAGGTCGCGCAGCTGCGGGCGAGGACGGTGGCGGCGATCCACGGCGCCTGCCTGGGTGGGGGGTGCGAGCTGGCCCTCGCCTGCGACGTTCGCGTCGCCTCCGACAGCTCGAAGACGAAGATCGGCTTGCCCGAGGTGATGCTCGGGATCATCCCGGCATGGGGCGGATCGACGCGACTCCCACGGCTGATCGGCCTCCCGGCGGCACTCGACATGATCCTTGGCGGCAAGCGCCTGTCGGCCAAACAGGCACGGCGCCGCGGACTCGTGGACGAAGTCGCCCCGAAGGAGCTTCTGCTCGACGTCGCCCGGAGGTGGGCGGCGAAGCCCCTGCCGAAGCGGAAGAGCTACACGCTGACGAACAACTTCGTCGCCGCGCGCCTGATCGGGCGCAAGGCCCGCGCCGCCGTGCTCCGGAAGACGAGAGGTCACTACCCGGCGCCCCTGGCCGCGATCGATGTCGTGACGCGCGGCGTCGCCCGATCGGTCGAGCGGTCGCTGGAGCTGGAGCGCGCCGCCGTCCTCGAACTGGCGCGGACGGAGGCATGCCGCAACCAGATGAGCCTCTTCCTGCTCCAGGAGCGGGCCAAGCACCTCGCCCCGTCCGACGCGCTGCCGGGCGGCGGCGACACCGGACTCGACGCGATCCCGCACGGGGTCGGCGCCACGGCGGTGGTGGGGGCCGGCGTGATGGGCTCGGGAATCGCCCAGTGGCTGAGCGCCCGCGGGCACCGCGTCATTCTGCGCGATATCGACGACCGGGCGCTGCTCCGCGGGATGCGCAACATCGCCCGCGTGTACGAGCAGGCGGTGAAGCGGCACGTCTTCGACCGGATCACCGCTCGGGACGGCCTGTATCGCATCACCCCCACCGCGAAGGAGGTGCCCCTGCGCGGCGTCGACCTGGTGATCGAGGCGGCAGTGGAGGATCTCGAGCTGAAACGCAGGATCTTCGCCCGCTTGGAGCAGCTCGCGAGGCCCGACACGATCCTGGCCACCAACACGTCGGCGCTGCCGATCACCGAGATCGCGTCAGGGCTCGAGCATCCCGAGCGCGTCGTCGGCCTGCACTTCTTCAATCCCGTCCACCGGATGCAGCTCGTGGAGATCGTTCTGGGACGGGAGACGTCGCCGGAAGTCGCCGCCCGGGCCCTCCGGTTCGTCCAGTCGATCGGAAAGCTGCCCATCGTGGTCACCGACAGCCCGGGCTTCGCGGTCAACCGGATTCTGATGCCCTACTTGCTGGAGGCCGGACACCTGTTCGCCGGCGGTGCCAGCATCACCGCGATCGACGAGGCGATGCTGGACTTCGGCATGCCGATGGGGCCGCTGCGCCTGCTGGACGAAGTCGGCATCGATGTCGCCGGCCATGTCGGGGACCATGTGGGCCGCTGCTTCGGGGAGCGCATGCCGGTTCCCGAACTGCTCGGCCGGATGATCGAGGCGGGCATGATCGGGCGCAAGGCGGGTCAGGGATTCTACGTTTACGAGGGCAAGGGACGGCCGCGGCCGAACCCGGCCGCCGCGGAGCTGGCCTCCACGGGCCGCGGAGCGGGGCTGACCACGGCGGAGATGCAGGAGCGGATGGTGCTCCTGATGCTCAACGAGGCAGCGCGCTGCATCGAAGAGGGAATCGTGGCGGCCCCGGAGGACGTCGACCTCGGCATGGTCATGGGCACCGGGTTCGCGCCCTTCCGGGGCGGACCGCTGCGCTATCTGGACGCGCTCGGTGCGGCCGAGGTCGTGCGCCGCCTGGAGCGGTGGGCCGGCGACGAGCCGGAGCGGTTCGCGCCGTGCGAACTCCTGCGCCGGATGGCCC
Proteins encoded in this region:
- the fadJ gene encoding fatty acid oxidation complex subunit alpha FadJ (multifunctional enoyl-CoA hydratase/3-hydroxyacyl-CoA dehydrogenase/3-hydroxybutyryl-CoA epimerase; catalyzes the formation of an hydroxyacyl-CoA by addition of water on enoyl-CoA; exhibits 3-hydroxyacyl-CoA epimerase and 3-hydroxyacyl-CoA dehydrogenase activities: forms a heterotetramer with FadI; similar to FadA2B2 complex; involved in the anaerobic degradation of long and medium-chain fatty acids in the presence of nitrate), which gives rise to MATDEMREAVRFERDEQGVCVVTFDRPGSSANVFDSGTLNRLEEILDGIAADPGVRAVVFRSAKPAIFVAGADVHELQRVRSEEELAAIVERGQRVFAKVAQLRARTVAAIHGACLGGGCELALACDVRVASDSSKTKIGLPEVMLGIIPAWGGSTRLPRLIGLPAALDMILGGKRLSAKQARRRGLVDEVAPKELLLDVARRWAAKPLPKRKSYTLTNNFVAARLIGRKARAAVLRKTRGHYPAPLAAIDVVTRGVARSVERSLELERAAVLELARTEACRNQMSLFLLQERAKHLAPSDALPGGGDTGLDAIPHGVGATAVVGAGVMGSGIAQWLSARGHRVILRDIDDRALLRGMRNIARVYEQAVKRHVFDRITARDGLYRITPTAKEVPLRGVDLVIEAAVEDLELKRRIFARLEQLARPDTILATNTSALPITEIASGLEHPERVVGLHFFNPVHRMQLVEIVLGRETSPEVAARALRFVQSIGKLPIVVTDSPGFAVNRILMPYLLEAGHLFAGGASITAIDEAMLDFGMPMGPLRLLDEVGIDVAGHVGDHVGRCFGERMPVPELLGRMIEAGMIGRKAGQGFYVYEGKGRPRPNPAAAELASTGRGAGLTTAEMQERMVLLMLNEAARCIEEGIVAAPEDVDLGMVMGTGFAPFRGGPLRYLDALGAAEVVRRLERWAGDEPERFAPCELLRRMAQDGGRFYAS